The proteins below come from a single Xiphophorus hellerii strain 12219 chromosome 14, Xiphophorus_hellerii-4.1, whole genome shotgun sequence genomic window:
- the LOC116732031 gene encoding profilin-1-like, producing MSWQSYIDTMKTADQSGMVPVAEAAICGIAAGQESVWVSTSGLQGITVDEIKKLGSKDRSSFAQNGVYIGGTRCRLIRDQMDMDPVFALDLKTAADADGNAFGVCVGKTKTAVVIAKGTKDASGGQISNKVFSVVEHLRKAGM from the exons ATGTCGTGGCAATCGTATATCGACACCATGAAGACGGCCGACCAGAGCGGCATGGTGCCGGTGGCAGAGGCGGCCATCTGCGGCATCGCAGCTGGACAGGAGAGCGTCTGGGTCAGCACCTCGGGCCTGCAGGGCATCACG GTCGATGAGATCAAGAAGCTGGGCAGCAAGGACCGGTCCAGCTTCGCTCAGAACGGCGTCTACATCGGCGGGACGCGGTGCCGCCTGATCCGGGACCAGATGGACATGGACCCAGTCTTCGCTCTGGACCTGAAGACCGCGGCCGACGCTGACGGCAACGCGTTTGGAGTCTGTGTGGGCAAAACCAAGACAG CTGTAGTCATAGCAAAGGGCACTAAAGACGCCAGCGGCGGCCAGATCTCCAACAAGGTATTCAGCGTCGTCGAACACCTCAGGAAAGCCGGCATGTAA